Proteins encoded together in one Osmia lignaria lignaria isolate PbOS001 chromosome 4, iyOsmLign1, whole genome shotgun sequence window:
- the if gene encoding integrin subunit alpha inflated isoform X1, protein MIKRRGNMWITNMIVGLIGLIFFVGSPSWFSEAFNVETRHYAVYRNESRSMFGFAVSVYRDRNGRGWAIVGAPEAETPQIGVYRGGAVYKCDIAADDRCTMIHFDSKGNNHVRNPSVPSGLSQIDNKTLQWFGATVSSSLRDGGPILACAPRYIWFSVSQPKHDTDDNRWNKESTVGNRREPVGTCWVVTNNFNESQEFSPCRTRFWGYHRQGSCQAGLGASMSKNGERLFIGAPGSWYWQGQIYSISTAMRLRFLATMLFTPEAEASGQAFSQPLNSRSRIMFTKEGPATEDDSYMGYSVTTGDFTGNGDSGTAVGVPRGSDLLGKVILFTSNMTNPRNITGEQMGAYFGYAVASGDIDGDRLDDLIVGAPMYTVPDNPEMTIETGRVYVIYQGTGPEKFRKVDTRDGESNRGRFGLSLASLGDIDRDGYGDFVVGAPYGGLRGHGAVYIYHGSSTGVLEKYSQVIHAENLDIPVDTFGFSVSGGLDLDGNQYPDLVVGAYDSATAVFFRSRPVIKMDSFVSFGLESKLISLDDRNCTLSDGSRVTCLPLRACFKYSGEGVFSKHSFNIQYVLDVKKTKSPRLFFLELEGSNILNRTITVDQDREFCRTVQVYVTPNIRDKLTSLDAEMRMSLDEERIKDNRPRDPRVPLRPILGSTTSRKDSLSIRKNCGPDNVCIPDLQLNVTSNVHKYLLGSNKRLELNVLVQNMGEDAFESTYNLKLPSGIDYIKVEKIETMGVPVQCSAPKQSNNNTLRCDIGNPLQKNGLIKFKVLLQPVTSHGMKPVYEFEMDVNTTNPENSWTIEDNKYTMKLPIWIETDLRVDGESKPKDLYYNPDNYTSETNATTETEFGPAMTHNYTIRNQGPSDVIEAEAFLIWPAQTLAGNELLYLLEQPETSGPIACEPANANYLSLKLDQRRRIYSHHSDPSGVILDESQSGGTINVQRGFDQDKNKFGQREESEINIGDSSSIQKSRHSSSSSSNVVTSETRRIQLSDSGNKPDVLVTTYTQNSSGTGSIGTGDLTSANRGAIIHTESSGYGETGTLGVLHSSDDSLNSRTPVPEEPYGSPTNQAGENRWGEIKVSRGHSVSSSESEERYRELLRQQEYQRRQQEEEATRIERQRKKEQQLISQRQREEEERLYYQERQEEERRRVHEEELRRREDERRKQDEEIRRRQEDERRRIEEEAYKIEQERRFSTSSGSYGSKEGFITGDREETIRGGEFGFQLRNGSSKQELEQLFGSLSKSVGYELQNRQGRNYVQFMGRFRNSADREYIEFQDGSTFPLQDRYGGQSYMSEGQHRDSRFLRIEGELLIDSTGKGFIVLKDGRRFPLQGSFSYTEERTINLGDPRYQQGTSSHNYSRTWNEGSNHTDLESEYEARYSSSHEERRTEDRRVTSRVYGRENRESLDEDTVTNVPNDGTRFKRESDMVDLKEFRKFETLHRSPRDLAKDPLIREGGFDGKTDYENDLGTQEPSSPCDTARCVMLRCVLGPLKKDQEVWIGARYRVDARTLKKVALQEKVRVSTKLVARVTKQPFIGTPAEQVIKSHEIKTNVEPSVTPSVPDVVPLWVVVLSACAGTIILLLLIFLLHKCGFFKRNRPSDAPERQPLNRNGHFQQGDDH, encoded by the exons GCGTGCGCGCCAAGGTACATCTGGTTCTCCGTGTCCCAGCCGAAGCACGATACCGATGACAATCGATGGAACAAGGAATCCACCGTAGGAAATCGACGGGAACCCGTTGGCACCTGCTGGGTCGTTACCAACAATTTCAACGAATCGCAGGAATTTTCGCCCTGCCGAACGA GGTTCTGGGGTTACCACAGGCAGGGTTCGTGTCAAGCTGGATTGGGCGCTTCTATGTCCAAG AACGGTGAGAGGCTCTTCATCGGGGCGCCAGGAAGTTGGTACTGGCAAG GTCAGATATACTCGATCAGCACCGCTATGAGGTTGAGGTTCTTAGCGACGATGTTATTCACCCCCGAAGCAGAAGCATCAG GCCAAGCATTTTCACAGCCGTTGAACAGTCGTTCGAGAATAATGTTCACGAAGGAAGGGCCAGCCACAGAGGACGATAGCTACATGGGTTACTCCGTCACGACCGGTGACTTTACTGGAAACGGTGACAGCGGTACCGCGGTTGGTGTACCTCGTGGCTCTGATCTTCTCGGCAAA GTTATTCTTTTCACCTCGAACATGACGAATCCTCGTAATATTACTGGCGAACAAATGGGAGCGTATTTCGGTTACGCTGTCGCTTCCGGTGATATCGATGGAGATCGGTTGGACGATCTTATAGTTGGTGCGCCTATGTACACTGTACCAGATAACCCGGAAATGACCATCGAGACCGGAAGGGTGTATGTTATCTATCAAGGCACTGGACCTGAAAAATTCCGCAAAGTTGATACCAG GGACGGGGAGAGCAACCGCGGACGATTCGGCTTGTCACTGGCCTCTCTGGGGGACATCGACCGTGACGGGTACGGCGACTTCGTGGTGGGTGCTCCTTACGGTGGTCTCCGTGGTCATGGAGCCGTGTACATCTATCACGGTTCATCAACCGGCGTCCTGGAGAAATATTCCCAGGTGATCCATGCTGAGAACCTCGACATACCAGTGGATACCTTTGGATTTTCGGTATCCGGTGGCCTTGATCTCGATGGGAATCAATATCCAGATCTGGTAGTCGGCGCTTACGATTCTGCCACAGCAGTTTTCTTCAGATCTCGACCGGTCATCAAAATGGATTCCTTCGTGTCGTTTGGATTAGAGTCGAAGTTGATCTCCTTGGACGACAGGAATTGCACTCTCTCCGATGGAAGCAGGGTTACATGTCTCCCATTGAGGGCTTGCTTTAAATACAGCGGGGAGGGTGTCTTTTCGAAGCACAGTTTCAACATCCAATACGTACTGGACGTGAAGAAGACGAAGAGTCCTAGATTGTTCTTCCTGGAGCTGGAGGGAAGCAACATTTTGAATCGCACCATCACAGTGGATCAGGACCGAGAATTCTGTCGTACAGTTCAG GTGTACGTAACCCCTAACATTCGCGACAAACTGACGTCCCTCGACGCGGAGATGCGTATGAGTCTCGACGAGGAGCGTATCAAGGACAATAGGCCGAGGGACCCCAGAGTCCCCCTGCGCCCGATCCTCGGCTCGACGACATCCAGGAAGGACTCTCTGTCTATCAGAAAGAACTGCGGCCCCGACAACGTGTGCATCCCAGACTTGCAGCTGAACGTGACGTCGAACGTGCACAAGTACCTGTTGGGATCTAACAAGCGGCTGGAGCTAAATGTCTTGGTGCAGAACATGGGCGAGGACGCGTTTGAATCGACGTACAACCTGAAGTTACCCTCTGGTATCGATTACATCAAGGTGGAGAAGATCGAGACCATGGGGGTACCCGTGCAATGTTCAGCACCGAAGCAGTCGAACAACAACACCCTTCGCTGTGACATTGGCAATCCGTTGCAGAAGAATGGGTTGATCAAGTTCAAGGTCCTTCTGCAACCAGTCACTTCGCACGGGATGAAACCCGTCTATGAATTCGAAATGGACGTGAACACGACCAATCCGGAGAATTCCTGGACCATTGAAGATAATAAATATACCATGAAGCTTCCCATATGGATCGAGACCGATCTCCGAGTAGATGGTGAAAGCAAACCAAAGGATTTGTATTATAACCCAGATAATTATACCAGCGAGACTAATGCGACCACGGAAACTGAATTCGGGCCAGCCATGACGCATAATTACACGATCCGTAATCAGGGACCATCAGACGTGATCGAAGCGGAAGCCTTCCTCATTTGGCCAGCTCAGACGCTGGCTGGAAATGAATTGCTCTATCTGCTGGAGCAACCGGAAACGTCTGGACCAATCGCCTGCGAACCTGCGAATGCAAATTATCTTAGTCTGAAG TTGGACCAACGCAGAAGGATTTACTCCCATCATTCGGACCCTTCAGGAGTGATCCTGGACGAGTCCCAATCAGGCGGAACGATCAATGTGCAAAGAGGCTTCGATCAGGACAAAAACAAATTCGGTCAAAGAGAAGAAAGTGAAATAAACATTGGAGACAGTTCGAGCATCCAGAAATCTCGTCACTCGTCTTCTTCGTCATCGAACGTCGTCACTAGTGAGACTAGGAGGATACAGTTATCAGACAGTGGAAATAAACCAGACGTCCTCGTCACGACGTACACGCAAAACAGTTCTGGAACCGGCTCCATCGGCACTGGGGACTTGACCTCTGCTAACAGAGGCGCGATTATCCACACAGAATCCAGTGGCTATGGAGAAACCGGAACTCTGGGCGTTCTCCATAGCAGCGACGATAGCTTGAATTCAAGAACTCCAGTTCCTGAGGAACCCTATGGTAGTCCCACGAATCAAGCAGGTGAAAACCGATGGGGTGAGATCAAGGTGTCCAGAGGTCACAGTGTCTCCTCGTCAGAGAGCGAGGAGAGGTACCGGGAGTTGCTGAGGCAACAGGAGTACCAACGTCGTCAGCAAGAAGAGGAAGCAACGAGGATAGAACGTCAACGGAAGAAAGAACAGCAGCTGATTAGTCAGCGACAGCGAGAAGAAGAGGAACGCCTGTACTACCAGGAAAGACAGGAGGAAGAACGAAGGAGGGTGCACGAGGAGGAGCTGAGAAGACGGGAAGACGAACGCAGGAAACAGGACGAAGAGATTCGAAGACGACAGGAGGATGAACGAAGAAGAATAGAAGAAGAAGCGTACAAAATCGAGCAGGAAAGACGCTTTAGTACTTCTTCAGGAAGCTATGGTAGCAAGGAGGGATTCATCACTGGTGACCGGGAGGAGACCATCAGAGGAGGAGAATTCGGCTTCCAGTTACGTAACGGTAGCTCCAAACAGGAACTGGAACAATTATTCGGATCTCTGTCGAAGTCAGTCGGTTACGAGTTACAGAATAGACAGGGTAGAAATTACGTACAGTTTATGGGGAGATTCAGGAACTCTGCTGATAGAGAATACATAGAGTTCCAGGATGGCTCCACGTTCCCTCTTCAAGATCGCTACGGAGGGCAGAGCTACATGTCCGAGGGCCAGCACAGGGACAGTAGATTCTTGCGGATCGAAGGTGAACTCTTGATAGACTCCACTGGTAAAGGGTTCATCGTTCTGAAAGATGGCCGCAGGTTTCCTCTGCAAGGTTCCTTCAGCTACACCGAGGAGAGGACGATTAACTTAGGTGATCCACGTTATCAGCAGGGCACAAGTTCGCATAACTACAGCAGGACCTGGAACGAGGGATCTAATCATACTGATCTTGAATCAGAATACGAGGCTAGGTACAGTAGCTCCCACGAAGAGAGGAGGACAGAGGACAGGAGGGTGACCAGTAGGGTTTACGGAAGGGAGAATCGCGAAAGCCTCGACGAAGACACCGTGACTAATGTTCCAAACGATGGAACCAGGTTCAAACGCGAGAGCGACATGGTGGACTTGAAGGAGTTTAGGAAATTCGAAACTCTTCATAGAAGTCCCAGAGACCTGGCGAAGGATCCTCTGATAAGGGAAGGTGGATTCGATGGTAAGACTGATTACGAAAATGATCTCGGGACGCAGGAACCCAGCAGTCCTTGCGACACAGCGAGATGCGTGATGCTGAGGTGCGTACTAGGTCCTCTGAAGAAGGACCAGGAAGTGTGGATCGGAGCCAGGTACAGGGTAGACGCGAGGACGTTGAAGAAAGTGGCTCTTCAAGAGAAGGTCCGCGTTTCCACGAAGCTGGTAGCTCGAGTTACCAAGCAGCCGTTCATCGGCACGCCTGCTGAACAAGTGATTAAGAGTCACGAGATCAAAACGAACGTCGAGCCAAGCGTCACCCCGTCCGTACCGGATGTCGTTCCGCTATGGGTTGTGGTTCTCTCGGCCTGCGCGGGAACGATCATCCTGTTGCTACTTATCTTCCTGCTTCACAAG TGCGGGTTCTTCAAGAGGAATAGACCGTCCGATGCCCCAGAGCGACAACCCCTTAACAGAAATGGCCACTTTCAGCAAGGGGACGACCACTGA